One Candidatus Omnitrophota bacterium genomic region harbors:
- a CDS encoding GNAT family N-acetyltransferase: protein MMNIYKNCRTWTRMISLGVVFLFLINQHSFAFGQISRAENASTLSPVSRIKPVITLEERNGRIILLENDEEKKRFTSSFQRDAGFIYLSTLITQVLNRFGPATSAEVVKNLIRDHLSHVDMGPFRWQKLYKEGEVFCLPYVREDGQKQLLRFSFARGEKASFPDTVMLKFDDRTRSLLEDPLIGNKRDLRFDLYTDLPDERKNSELFELIRKMNDDFGTRSLQTDASFKMALDVIWGRPDHGQIKNAMIASDREGRPVGIYCFSVSSDPAEPIAWADGIYVNESDRGRGAGRTLREVLLDHLKSSGVKEFRIGDTENDHPGVRLGGAAQAITRSFVERHHDAVIHIRFYPDGSIWEVSVDLEQVEPLYKYRTGDGDMPAVMMAKSDLYDWLQYIPTHEKEHHRVINSAWEQIWNEEYDLPGDDDIVRDIRDRLGPDDENIPLHVQCPPQKKLYDRIYQLDRSFREREGKRLFPPREDFRLLTHAGTWREADGAPRSFNLLIPREELDFIRWLKKNEDAAYSDWLDHEATHLMDRSMKKKGRELSESVISDLYPVRRLVRVYADYQAEKALAGFDMGAYLEKLDAPALQGHYFPGFMLFEDRVDSIIHDMVRTGAPARHQMYLKLLGDLAADFAYEPGKGVRGPSSRALYVIQAASERGYFTVTPDLRAMSWQGRYQPGMYQGEHLKLKADAREAALKELALFYRRITAEALKAFSRRPEKVASCLDLEFIYPAFYFGILDVVRADSENYSEDVEVRRAAAGTLADLIRTRTLYLSAIKGMEKATGSVLFAGGAGGEMAIRENNRMIVDSIGRVVLGEDPMEKDLRVRNVLLKVLSEHVDRGMYDSLVLVESLFETCGDTEESDYNPLKGAITAHLVRAVLRNGEASSIKYLRRLARKKRSHTSAVIRLALEGEEAGKKSGKGGAGLYGLAFPGVVLAYSAGEDLYPVIDAILGVSLLVGVPLLLYHALRLGAAVMITMRPRHRVIAELALGGV, encoded by the coding sequence ATGATGAACATATATAAAAATTGCAGAACCTGGACCAGGATGATCTCGCTGGGCGTGGTCTTTTTATTCCTCATCAACCAGCATTCGTTCGCTTTTGGCCAGATCTCCCGCGCGGAGAACGCATCTACGCTTTCTCCGGTATCACGCATAAAACCCGTAATTACCCTTGAGGAGCGCAACGGAAGGATCATCCTTCTGGAAAACGATGAAGAAAAAAAACGTTTCACCTCCTCCTTTCAGCGGGATGCCGGATTTATATATCTCAGCACGCTGATTACACAGGTTCTAAACAGGTTCGGTCCCGCCACGAGCGCCGAGGTGGTCAAGAACCTTATCAGGGATCACCTATCCCACGTTGATATGGGCCCTTTCAGGTGGCAGAAGCTATACAAGGAAGGTGAGGTCTTCTGCCTGCCGTACGTGAGAGAGGACGGGCAGAAGCAGCTTCTCAGGTTCTCTTTCGCCCGGGGCGAAAAGGCCAGCTTTCCCGATACCGTCATGCTGAAGTTCGACGACCGAACGCGATCGCTGCTTGAAGACCCTCTTATAGGGAACAAGAGGGATCTGCGATTCGATCTTTACACGGATCTGCCCGATGAGCGGAAAAATTCGGAACTGTTCGAACTGATAAGAAAGATGAACGATGATTTCGGCACGAGGAGCCTCCAGACGGATGCTTCCTTCAAAATGGCTCTGGATGTTATCTGGGGCAGGCCTGATCACGGGCAAATAAAGAACGCCATGATAGCCTCGGACCGGGAAGGCAGACCTGTCGGCATTTACTGTTTTTCGGTCTCTTCTGATCCGGCCGAGCCGATCGCCTGGGCCGACGGCATCTATGTTAACGAAAGCGACCGGGGCAGGGGAGCGGGAAGAACCCTCAGGGAAGTTCTTCTTGATCACCTTAAGAGTTCGGGAGTTAAAGAGTTCAGGATAGGCGATACAGAGAACGACCATCCGGGAGTGCGCCTGGGCGGTGCCGCGCAGGCCATAACGAGATCCTTTGTTGAACGGCACCATGATGCGGTTATACATATCCGGTTCTATCCTGATGGCAGTATCTGGGAGGTCTCTGTGGACCTTGAACAGGTGGAGCCGCTTTATAAGTACCGGACCGGTGACGGGGATATGCCCGCGGTGATGATGGCCAAATCGGACCTGTATGACTGGCTACAGTATATACCGACCCACGAGAAAGAACACCACAGGGTGATCAACAGTGCGTGGGAACAAATATGGAACGAGGAATATGACCTTCCCGGCGATGACGATATAGTCAGGGATATACGGGACCGTCTTGGTCCGGATGATGAGAATATACCGCTTCATGTGCAGTGTCCCCCGCAAAAGAAGCTTTACGATCGGATATACCAGTTGGATAGATCCTTCCGGGAACGAGAAGGCAAGAGGCTTTTCCCGCCAAGAGAGGATTTCAGGCTTTTAACCCACGCGGGGACATGGAGAGAGGCAGATGGCGCTCCCAGAAGTTTTAATCTTCTGATACCGCGTGAGGAACTCGACTTCATTAGATGGCTGAAGAAGAATGAAGATGCCGCCTATAGTGACTGGCTTGACCATGAAGCAACCCACCTTATGGACCGTTCGATGAAGAAAAAGGGCCGCGAGTTGTCCGAGAGCGTAATAAGCGACCTTTACCCGGTAAGGCGGCTTGTAAGAGTATACGCTGATTATCAGGCCGAAAAAGCTCTTGCCGGTTTTGATATGGGAGCGTATCTCGAAAAGCTTGACGCGCCCGCCCTGCAAGGACACTATTTTCCCGGGTTCATGCTTTTCGAAGACAGGGTGGACTCGATCATACATGATATGGTGAGAACTGGCGCACCCGCCAGACACCAAATGTACCTGAAACTGCTCGGCGACCTTGCGGCTGACTTTGCGTATGAGCCCGGAAAGGGAGTGCGCGGTCCTTCCAGCCGCGCCTTGTATGTGATCCAGGCCGCGTCAGAAAGAGGATATTTCACTGTCACGCCCGACCTGAGAGCGATGTCCTGGCAGGGGAGATACCAGCCGGGCATGTACCAGGGAGAGCATCTAAAACTGAAAGCGGATGCCAGAGAGGCCGCGTTGAAAGAGCTGGCGCTTTTTTACCGCAGGATCACCGCCGAGGCGCTTAAGGCCTTTTCCAGACGTCCGGAAAAGGTCGCATCCTGCCTGGACCTGGAGTTCATTTACCCGGCTTTCTATTTCGGTATCCTGGATGTCGTGAGAGCGGATTCGGAAAATTATTCGGAAGATGTCGAAGTGCGCCGTGCCGCCGCGGGGACTCTGGCGGACCTTATCCGGACAAGGACTTTGTACTTAAGCGCTATTAAAGGCATGGAGAAAGCGACCGGAAGCGTTCTCTTTGCGGGGGGCGCGGGCGGGGAAATGGCTATCAGGGAAAACAACCGTATGATAGTGGACAGTATCGGCAGGGTCGTGCTTGGAGAAGACCCCATGGAGAAGGATCTCAGGGTCAGGAATGTGCTCCTAAAAGTCCTGTCCGAACATGTCGACAGAGGAATGTATGACTCGCTTGTTCTGGTGGAATCGCTTTTCGAGACCTGCGGGGATACCGAGGAATCTGACTATAATCCCCTTAAGGGGGCCATTACCGCTCATCTGGTCCGGGCCGTGCTCCGTAACGGTGAAGCCTCTTCGATAAAATACCTCAGGCGCCTGGCGCGCAAAAAGCGTTCTCATACTTCCGCGGTCATCAGGCTCGCGCTGGAAGGCGAAGAGGCAGGGAAAAAGTCCGGCAAAGGAGGCGCGGGGCTCTACGGTCTAGCTTTTCCCGGGGTGGTGCTCGCTTACTCGGCCGGTGAAGATCTTTATCCCGTCATTGATGCGATCCTCGGCGTCTCCCTGCTCGTAGGCGTGCCGTTGCTTTTATATCATGCGCTCCGTCTGGGCGCGGCCGTCATGATCACAATGAGACCCCGTCATCGCGTGATCGCAGAGCTGGCCCTGGGCGGGGT
- a CDS encoding phosphopyruvate hydratase has product MSTKIKEVKGREIMDSRGNPTVEVDVVLEDGSLGRAAVPSGASTGEHEAVELRDGDKTRYMGKGVTKAVSNVNGQIASKVKGMDAVDQKALDEALIELDGTPNKAKMGANAILGVSLAAAKAAAASKGLPLFKYIGGDDARILPIPMMNILNGGEHADNNVDLQEFMAMPIGASSFKEALRMGSEVFHNLKKILHAMGLATSVGDEGGFAPNLQSNEEAVEVIIKAIEQAGYQPGKDISIALDPASSEFYKDGNYVLNAEKDPEKSPEKMVDFYKQWVEKYPIVSVEDGMAEDDWDGWKKLTEKIGSKVQLVGDDLFVTNTERLKEGIEKGIANSILIKVNQIGTLSETLEAIKMAKEAGYTAVISHRSGETEDTTIAHLAVATGVGQIKTGSTSRTDRVCKYNELLRIEEMLGDKALYGSTVWEKRG; this is encoded by the coding sequence ATGTCTACGAAGATAAAGGAAGTAAAAGGACGGGAGATCATGGATTCCAGGGGCAACCCCACCGTTGAGGTGGACGTCGTGCTGGAAGATGGTTCCTTAGGCAGGGCCGCCGTTCCCAGCGGCGCTTCTACCGGGGAACACGAAGCGGTCGAGCTTCGTGACGGGGACAAGACCAGGTACATGGGAAAAGGCGTTACCAAGGCCGTCAGTAACGTTAACGGACAGATCGCCTCGAAGGTAAAAGGCATGGACGCTGTTGACCAGAAAGCGCTGGATGAAGCGCTCATAGAACTTGACGGAACCCCCAACAAGGCGAAAATGGGGGCCAACGCCATACTCGGGGTCTCGCTTGCCGCCGCCAAGGCCGCGGCTGCTTCAAAAGGCCTTCCGCTGTTCAAATACATCGGGGGAGATGACGCGCGCATACTGCCCATACCCATGATGAACATCCTTAACGGGGGTGAGCACGCGGACAATAACGTGGACCTCCAGGAGTTCATGGCTATGCCGATTGGCGCCTCGTCCTTCAAAGAGGCCCTCAGGATGGGCTCTGAGGTCTTTCATAACCTTAAGAAGATCCTCCATGCGATGGGTCTTGCCACTTCCGTGGGGGACGAAGGGGGCTTCGCGCCCAACCTTCAGTCAAACGAAGAAGCGGTCGAGGTGATAATAAAGGCCATTGAGCAGGCGGGCTATCAGCCGGGCAAGGACATATCCATAGCGCTCGACCCGGCATCCAGTGAATTCTACAAGGACGGCAATTACGTCCTGAACGCCGAGAAGGATCCGGAAAAAAGTCCCGAGAAGATGGTGGATTTCTATAAACAGTGGGTTGAAAAATATCCCATAGTTTCGGTGGAGGACGGTATGGCCGAGGACGACTGGGACGGGTGGAAGAAGCTCACCGAAAAGATCGGGAGCAAGGTCCAGCTTGTAGGGGATGACCTCTTTGTGACCAATACCGAAAGGCTGAAAGAGGGAATAGAAAAGGGCATCGCCAATTCCATACTCATCAAGGTCAACCAGATAGGCACGCTTAGCGAAACCCTTGAAGCGATAAAGATGGCCAAGGAGGCGGGCTACACGGCGGTCATCTCGCACCGTTCCGGGGAAACCGAAGACACCACGATAGCGCATCTGGCGGTAGCCACCGGGGTGGGTCAGATCAAGACTGGCTCGACATCGCGCACGGACCGGGTGTGTAAATACAACGAACTTCTGCGCATCGAGGAAATGCTCGGGGATAAAGCGCTTTACGGCAGCACCGTATGGGAAAAAAGAGGATAA
- a CDS encoding phosphoribosylglycinamide formyltransferase, with protein sequence MNIAVFVSGNGSNLQALLDEASRGRLSGGEIKLVVSDKKEAFALERAEKAGVKTLVKEADPSQSREEYDRQIAEHLEKEKIDLIVLAGFMRLLSERFVNRYRGRIMNVHPALLPSFKGTHGIRDALDYGVKVTGVTVHFVDEGLDSGPVIMQECLEIRENESLDSLEERIHELEHRMYPAAVRSFVEGRIKVEGRKVTILQDK encoded by the coding sequence ATGAACATAGCGGTTTTCGTATCAGGTAACGGCAGCAATCTGCAGGCCCTGCTGGATGAGGCTTCCCGGGGCAGGCTCTCCGGGGGAGAGATCAAGCTGGTGGTATCTGACAAAAAAGAGGCTTTTGCCCTTGAGCGCGCCGAAAAGGCCGGGGTAAAGACACTTGTAAAAGAAGCGGATCCGTCCCAATCCCGTGAGGAATACGATCGCCAGATCGCCGAACATCTCGAAAAAGAAAAAATAGATCTGATCGTGCTTGCCGGGTTCATGAGGCTTTTGAGCGAGCGGTTCGTGAATAGATACCGCGGTCGGATAATGAACGTCCATCCGGCGTTACTGCCTTCGTTCAAGGGTACCCACGGAATAAGGGACGCCTTGGACTACGGGGTCAAGGTGACCGGCGTTACCGTGCATTTCGTGGACGAAGGGCTTGATTCGGGACCGGTGATAATGCAGGAATGCCTGGAGATCAGGGAGAATGAATCCCTGGACTCGCTGGAAGAGAGAATACACGAGCTGGAACACCGGATGTACCCGGCCGCTGTCAGGTCTTTCGTTGAAGGCCGCATTAAGGTCGAAGGAAGAAAGGTCACTATATTACAGGACAAATAA
- a CDS encoding 4Fe-4S dicluster domain-containing protein, with protein MDNLILAAILSMAGLSVAFAAVLAFADKKLRVEEDPRIAEVLKHLPHVNCGACGYLNCHDFAEHVIKEGEDPAKCKPLGEEAQQMLYDYLGKEGKEKFPRIALVHCAAEYEHKKTDTVYTGVKTCIAANAAFGGGMECEYGCMGFGDCVEVCPFGAMHMEKGLPRVDAEKCTGCGKCAEACPRGIISIQQKKYDDLYYVACSSHDDMMRVRKICSVGCIACGICEKLSPEKYFEVKDNLSYPNFEKQSDREELEKIAPKCPTKVIKKA; from the coding sequence GTGGATAATCTTATACTGGCGGCAATATTGAGCATGGCGGGTCTTTCGGTGGCTTTTGCGGCCGTACTGGCCTTTGCCGACAAGAAGCTCCGAGTGGAAGAGGACCCGCGCATAGCCGAGGTCCTTAAACACCTGCCGCATGTTAACTGCGGGGCGTGCGGGTACCTGAACTGCCATGATTTCGCGGAGCATGTCATCAAGGAGGGAGAAGACCCGGCCAAATGCAAACCCCTCGGGGAGGAAGCCCAGCAGATGCTTTATGATTACCTGGGCAAGGAAGGAAAGGAAAAGTTCCCCAGAATAGCCCTGGTCCATTGCGCTGCCGAATACGAACACAAGAAAACGGATACGGTGTATACGGGCGTTAAGACCTGTATCGCCGCCAACGCGGCTTTCGGCGGAGGCATGGAGTGCGAGTACGGGTGTATGGGTTTCGGAGACTGCGTGGAGGTCTGCCCCTTCGGCGCGATGCATATGGAGAAGGGCCTCCCGCGCGTAGATGCGGAAAAATGCACAGGCTGCGGGAAATGCGCCGAAGCCTGCCCCAGGGGCATCATAAGCATACAGCAGAAGAAATACGACGATCTCTATTACGTGGCGTGCTCATCGCATGACGACATGATGAGGGTAAGAAAGATCTGCTCGGTGGGGTGTATCGCGTGCGGTATCTGCGAAAAGCTTTCGCCTGAGAAGTATTTCGAGGTCAAGGACAATCTTTCCTATCCGAATTTCGAGAAACAGTCGGACCGGGAAGAACTTGAGAAAATAGCGCCCAAATGCCCGACCAAGGTCATAAAAAAAGCGTAA
- the rsxA gene encoding electron transport complex subunit RsxA has protein sequence MEKLILILIAASITNNFVLTYFLGICPFIGVSNKMDSAVGLGMATTFVMTMAATVTWLIYYYILVPYNLVFLQYVTFIIVIASFVQFVEMFIRKMSPQLYKALGIFLPLITTNCAILGLTLFMVLKDYNFIEAIVYGLGAGIGFTIALVLMAGIREQLEFSDIPGPLKGAGITLILAGMLALAFMGFGGIISG, from the coding sequence ATGGAAAAACTCATTCTGATACTCATAGCGGCAAGCATAACCAATAATTTCGTGCTTACCTATTTTCTGGGGATATGCCCGTTTATAGGCGTCTCCAATAAAATGGACAGCGCGGTCGGACTGGGGATGGCCACCACTTTCGTGATGACGATGGCGGCGACGGTGACCTGGCTTATTTACTATTACATACTCGTTCCATATAACCTGGTCTTCCTGCAGTATGTCACGTTCATAATCGTAATTGCCAGTTTCGTGCAGTTCGTGGAGATGTTCATCCGGAAGATGTCGCCTCAGCTTTACAAGGCTCTGGGGATATTCCTGCCGCTTATAACCACCAACTGCGCGATCCTGGGGCTGACGCTTTTCATGGTGCTGAAGGACTATAACTTCATCGAGGCCATTGTTTACGGTCTGGGAGCGGGGATAGGTTTTACCATAGCTTTAGTTCTGATGGCGGGTATCCGTGAGCAGCTGGAGTTCTCGGACATACCCGGGCCTCTTAAGGGTGCCGGGATAACCTTGATACTCGCGGGAATGCTCGCGCTGGCCTTCATGGGATTCGGAGGGATAATAAGTGGATAA
- a CDS encoding RnfABCDGE type electron transport complex subunit E: MTKDFLKGLWKENPVFVQVLGMCPTLAVTTKAIFGLSMGLATTFVVVSSGVVVSAIRRFVPNQVRIPMFTVIIATFVTAADYFLKANFFQISKALGPYVPLIVVNCLILGRSEAFASKHGVFRSFLDAAGMGAGFTCALVILGSVRELLGSGTLFGLPVMWEGFTKWVVMVLPAGAFITLGLLVGIFNIIDKAVKKKKAASAGK; this comes from the coding sequence ATGACAAAGGATTTTTTAAAAGGTTTATGGAAAGAGAACCCCGTTTTCGTGCAGGTTCTGGGGATGTGCCCGACGCTTGCGGTGACGACCAAGGCGATCTTCGGGCTGTCCATGGGGCTGGCGACGACCTTCGTGGTGGTCTCCTCCGGTGTCGTGGTATCCGCCATAAGGCGGTTCGTTCCCAACCAGGTCAGGATACCCATGTTCACCGTGATCATCGCCACGTTCGTGACGGCGGCGGACTACTTTTTGAAAGCGAACTTTTTCCAGATAAGCAAGGCCCTCGGCCCCTATGTGCCGCTTATCGTGGTCAACTGCCTCATCCTCGGCAGATCGGAGGCCTTCGCCTCCAAGCACGGGGTTTTCAGGTCCTTTCTTGACGCTGCGGGGATGGGTGCGGGGTTCACATGCGCTCTTGTGATACTGGGTTCAGTGAGAGAGCTTCTGGGCTCGGGAACACTTTTCGGTCTGCCGGTAATGTGGGAAGGGTTCACCAAATGGGTGGTCATGGTCCTGCCCGCCGGAGCTTTCATAACCCTGGGGCTGCTGGTGGGGATCTTTAACATTATAGACAAAGCCGTGAAAAAGAAAAAGGCGGCATCAGCCGGGAAATAA
- a CDS encoding FMN-binding protein has translation MKIFSKDSVFGMILALAVVGIASGAVLVLVYNYSMPKIKVNVNAETDRGIRKLFFDASRITYDKEEKIYRVEDETGKLLGYAFIAEGNGYQGVIKLLVGVNASLSEIMGIEVLESQETPGLGAEIAEPDFRKQFAGLSTAHPIELLKNQEPTKKYQVEAVTGATISSRAVVSSINRKLEKVRRVLRKK, from the coding sequence GTGAAGATATTCTCCAAGGACAGCGTATTCGGGATGATACTGGCTCTGGCGGTGGTGGGGATCGCTTCCGGCGCCGTGCTGGTCCTGGTATATAATTATTCCATGCCCAAGATAAAGGTCAACGTTAACGCTGAAACCGACAGAGGCATAAGAAAACTTTTCTTTGACGCTTCCAGGATAACCTATGACAAGGAAGAGAAGATCTACAGGGTTGAAGATGAAACTGGTAAACTGCTGGGGTACGCTTTCATCGCCGAGGGCAACGGCTACCAGGGCGTGATCAAGCTTCTCGTAGGTGTCAATGCCTCTCTCTCGGAGATAATGGGTATCGAGGTCCTCGAGTCGCAGGAGACACCCGGGCTGGGAGCCGAGATCGCCGAACCGGACTTCAGGAAGCAGTTCGCCGGGCTTTCTACGGCGCACCCGATCGAACTGCTCAAAAATCAGGAGCCCACCAAGAAATACCAGGTGGAAGCCGTGACCGGCGCGACGATCTCTTCGAGGGCGGTGGTGAGCTCGATCAACAGGAAACTGGAAAAAGTACGCAGGGTGCTGAGAAAAAAATGA
- a CDS encoding RnfABCDGE type electron transport complex subunit D, whose translation MKKLAISVSPHIVSPVDTRYMMKGVLIALLPAICAGVWFFRLRAVGVILASLAGCVVTEYLLQRFRGRKIRIDDMSAVVTGILLALVLSPAIPLWMAFLGGVFAIALGKEVFGGLGHNIFNPALLARAFLMAAFPVALTTWSRPITLDAVTTATPLGLAKFDGVMTPYADLFLGNIGGCIGETSSLAILLGLAYLLHKKVIDYRIPASYLLTVFVFAGVLHLVDADKFMPPLFHLLAGGLMIGAVFMATDPVTSPITARGRWIFGIGCGLITMIIRIWGGLPEGVMYSILLMNACTPIINKFTRPRRFGLEKGRKA comes from the coding sequence ATGAAGAAGCTCGCAATAAGTGTTTCTCCACATATAGTTTCGCCGGTCGATACCCGCTACATGATGAAGGGTGTTCTAATAGCCCTGCTACCGGCGATATGTGCCGGCGTCTGGTTCTTCCGGTTAAGGGCGGTGGGTGTTATTCTCGCCTCGCTCGCCGGATGCGTGGTCACCGAATACCTCCTGCAGAGATTCAGGGGCAGGAAGATACGTATTGACGACATGAGCGCGGTGGTGACGGGCATATTGCTGGCGCTTGTGCTTTCACCGGCCATCCCGCTGTGGATGGCTTTTCTGGGGGGTGTCTTCGCCATAGCTCTTGGCAAGGAGGTTTTCGGGGGGCTGGGGCACAATATTTTCAATCCCGCTCTTTTGGCCAGGGCGTTCCTTATGGCGGCATTCCCCGTGGCGCTCACTACATGGTCCCGGCCCATAACTCTGGACGCGGTGACGACCGCCACGCCCCTGGGACTGGCCAAGTTCGACGGGGTTATGACCCCTTACGCGGATCTCTTCCTGGGCAATATCGGCGGATGTATAGGGGAGACCTCTTCACTGGCCATTTTACTGGGCCTTGCGTATTTACTGCATAAGAAAGTGATCGATTACCGCATTCCCGCATCTTATCTTCTGACGGTATTCGTTTTCGCGGGTGTGCTGCATCTTGTCGATGCGGATAAATTCATGCCGCCTCTTTTTCATTTGCTTGCGGGGGGTCTCATGATAGGCGCCGTCTTCATGGCCACAGATCCGGTGACCTCGCCGATAACGGCAAGGGGAAGGTGGATATTCGGCATAGGCTGCGGGCTCATAACCATGATTATAAGGATCTGGGGCGGTTTGCCGGAGGGGGTCATGTACTCGATCCTTCTTATGAACGCCTGCACGCCAATAATTAACAAGTTCACAAGGCCCAGGAGGTTCGGGCTTGAAAAAGGGAGAAAGGCGTGA
- the rsxC gene encoding electron transport complex subunit RsxC, translating to MKELTFPGGVHPPYSKDISIREPLREAPLPSVAVVPLSQHIGSPNQAVVSKGDVVEEGQLIGSSPAFISAPVHSPISGTVKEIRKAFHPALGPVMSVVIERDKSKEAKDYTQEDVDAEALSPEQIIEKVKDAGIVGMGGAAFPTHVKLNVPEGKKIDTFIVNGAECEPYLTCDHVLMTRKTQEILKGIELIAKVLKPKDIYIGIENNKKAAFFAFQKAIKKATRKVLSDIHLVPLHTKYPQGGEKQLIQAISGREVPPGKLPLDIGFLVQNVGTINAVYEAVHMRKPLIERVVTISGDCINRPGNYLIRVGATIKDIIEQYGIELYRDPEKVIVGGPMMGFAQPTLEVSVLKSTSGILFLSENLAKTPPEEKCIRCAKCVDVCPVRLLPTELMNNVKNGNWPEVRELNVADCIECGSCAYICPSRIPLIQYIKEGKEVLVRKKMR from the coding sequence ATGAAAGAACTTACTTTTCCGGGCGGCGTGCACCCGCCTTATTCCAAGGACATCAGTATAAGGGAACCGCTCAGGGAAGCTCCCCTCCCCAGCGTTGCGGTAGTGCCCCTGTCCCAGCATATAGGCAGCCCTAACCAGGCTGTTGTAAGTAAGGGTGACGTTGTTGAAGAGGGGCAGCTTATCGGCAGCAGCCCCGCGTTCATATCCGCCCCCGTACATTCTCCTATCTCCGGGACTGTAAAGGAGATAAGAAAAGCTTTTCACCCCGCACTGGGGCCGGTCATGTCCGTTGTTATCGAGAGGGACAAGTCGAAAGAGGCGAAGGATTACACTCAGGAAGATGTCGACGCGGAAGCTCTGAGCCCGGAGCAGATCATAGAAAAGGTCAAGGATGCCGGTATAGTTGGAATGGGCGGCGCGGCTTTCCCGACACACGTAAAGCTCAACGTGCCCGAAGGCAAGAAAATAGACACCTTCATAGTCAACGGTGCCGAATGCGAGCCTTATCTTACATGTGATCATGTTCTTATGACCCGCAAAACGCAGGAGATACTGAAGGGAATAGAACTAATAGCCAAAGTTCTGAAGCCGAAAGACATATATATCGGCATCGAGAACAACAAGAAGGCCGCTTTCTTCGCCTTCCAGAAAGCCATCAAGAAAGCCACCCGCAAGGTCTTATCGGATATACATCTTGTTCCGCTGCACACGAAGTACCCGCAGGGCGGAGAGAAGCAGCTTATCCAGGCCATCTCAGGCAGGGAGGTCCCTCCGGGGAAGCTCCCCCTGGATATAGGGTTCCTCGTTCAGAACGTGGGAACGATCAACGCCGTTTATGAAGCGGTACATATGCGTAAACCCCTCATAGAAAGGGTGGTAACCATATCGGGTGATTGTATAAACAGGCCCGGGAATTACCTGATAAGGGTGGGGGCGACTATAAAGGATATCATAGAGCAGTACGGCATCGAGCTTTACCGGGACCCCGAGAAGGTCATAGTCGGCGGGCCCATGATGGGCTTCGCGCAGCCCACGCTTGAGGTGTCGGTCCTCAAGAGCACCAGCGGCATACTGTTCCTCTCGGAGAACCTGGCGAAGACACCGCCTGAAGAAAAGTGCATAAGGTGCGCCAAATGCGTGGACGTCTGCCCGGTGAGGCTGCTGCCCACGGAACTTATGAACAACGTCAAGAACGGTAACTGGCCGGAGGTCAGGGAACTTAACGTGGCCGATTGCATAGAGTGCGGAAGCTGCGCATATATCTGCCCGTCCAGGATACCGCTGATCCAATATATCAAAGAAGGTAAAGAGGTCCTCGTAAGAAAGAAAATGAGATGA